CGCAACTTCTTCATCATATTGGCGCGATGAGTATCGGCAGTCTTCATGCTGATCTTCAAGCCTGCTGCGATGCTCCGGTTCGTATGCCCTTCCCAGATCAGTCGGAGAATCTCCAACTCGCGCGGTGTGAGATCCTCCGGCCTGCGTTTCCCGTCGGTTGGTACCGGCTCCGGCGACTCCGCACGACCGGCTTTTGACACTCTCGTCCGGCTCCGGTCTCTGTCGCTCACCTCATTCTCGTCCATTTCGGCCAACATACCTCTTCGTCCTCCTTCATGACTCTACCCCAAAAACTGCCCCTCAGTTTTCTCGAACCGTGACGGGTTTCGAGGTGTCCCACAAGCGTTGCAGATACCCCAATACGGCCGTAATCGCTTGCGTGCGTGGTTGCCAGGCCCCCTGTGCATTGCCGTTCAGTTCGACCCATCCTCCATCCACCTTCTGACGTACGATCAACCGTTCGAACATGCCATGCGTGGCCGGTTGAATCGCCAACAAATACTCCTGCTCTTCCTGATCCTTCAGCAGGAACCCCTTCACCATCATGATCACGCCTCCTTGTTGTATCCCGGCACCCTCTGTGGCACTGGGGTCTTTCGTTCGCGTTGCTGTTGACTCAGCCGCTCCCGACAACTCCCCAGGGACTTCTCCCTACCAACACGACCCTGTGCATATCAAAGCTCGTGCCGGACGGAAAACTGCCAAGAGTACTCAACAATAACGAGGCGTTGCGTATGGCGTCGGCCTCACGCGCTTGCCGATTCACCTGTGCCACAGACACGACGACTGTGCCAATAAGACGTTATGAGACGGTCTGAGACACCGCATGGACACCTGGACCTACAAGGCCGACCAATCATTCAGTTGCAGAGGAAACAGAACAACCGGACAGGGAAGGGCGCTGCGAGAATGCCGAATGACGCGAACGAGGCCGGGGATCAGGAGATGCCTACTCGGAGCAGGCGCAGCCTTCTAACGAACGAGTGGCGATATAGGTGAGATTGTTGATGTAGCGAGTGAACCCTTTCCTCCGGCCGTACAGCCGCAAGAAACATTGGTCGCCTTTGAGTTGGACGAAGAAGCTGTAGTCGGCACCGGAGGGTGAGGAGACACCGAATGGACGAGGGCCAAGGGAGCCGGTCGCCAAGACCACCGTCGTGTTCACGGCCAGGCGATTGGCCACTTCTGGCTGTTCACCTTCTTCCAGGAGGATGGATTCAAGTTGGCTTTGCACGGTCCGATGGCACGATTCATCCGACAAGCTCGTGATCTGCGCGACCGTCGTGCAGCCGGAAAGCAGTACGCACCCCAACCCCATCCAGTACAAGGGCCGATAGCCCCGTCTCCTCGCAGAGGACGCGACCCGCACGGCAGCGGCTACCCCATCACCGGGCTGCCATGATGGTGGATCATCAACCATTCGTCGCCGATCCGCTCGAACAAATTGGTGGCAAGGACGCGCGTTTCTACCGGCTGATCGTCCTGACGACTGGTCAGGTGTTCGGTACAGATGACCCAACCAAGATCCCCGGCCACCTGCACTTGCACGTCGGACAGTTCAAACTTCATGGAGAACGTGTTGTTGAAGATCAGGACCCAGGAGTCGCGCACGGCCGGCCAGTCACTGCGAAGGCTCCAGCCGGGATGAATGCAGGTCACATACTCAAGATGTGCCCACACTTTGTCCATCTGGAGCATGTCCAGACTTTC
The sequence above is drawn from the Nitrospira defluvii genome and encodes:
- a CDS encoding LuxR C-terminal-related transcriptional regulator, translated to MLAEMDENEVSDRDRSRTRVSKAGRAESPEPVPTDGKRRPEDLTPRELEILRLIWEGHTNRSIAAGLKISMKTADTHRANMMKKLRASNTAQLLKAALERKLLQTTDVKARFSGVQ
- a CDS encoding nuclear transport factor 2 family protein; this translates as MVEQRIEEITRANLAFYAAFESLDMLQMDKVWAHLEYVTCIHPGWSLRSDWPAVRDSWVLIFNNTFSMKFELSDVQVQVAGDLGWVICTEHLTSRQDDQPVETRVLATNLFERIGDEWLMIHHHGSPVMG